The proteins below come from a single Plantactinospora sp. KBS50 genomic window:
- a CDS encoding carbohydrate ABC transporter permease, translating to MAPDTGTRTLVSHAQLRRGRGRVIYWTLLTVVVLGFTLVFIGPLYWMVTGALKSGQEIAQVPPTLFPADPQPQNYVDAWTNLNLAKLLFNTFYYAAGAVVFQLVLDTAAAYALSKLRPAFGNVILALMLATLMIPAMVLIVPQYVTVIDLPILHLNLLDSPFAIWLPLVANAFNIFLLKRFFDSIPDDLMAAALMDGATPLRTLWSIILPMSRPILGVVSILGVTAVWKDFLWPKLVMPSPETRTVSVGIYAFSGGTPMNVVVAASVIAAIPTVVIFLIFQRNIMSGLTTGSLKG from the coding sequence ATGGCACCGGACACCGGGACCCGCACCCTGGTCTCCCATGCCCAGCTGCGTCGCGGGCGCGGCCGGGTGATCTACTGGACCCTGCTCACGGTCGTCGTCCTGGGGTTCACCCTGGTCTTCATCGGCCCGCTCTACTGGATGGTCACCGGCGCGCTCAAGTCCGGCCAGGAGATCGCCCAGGTCCCGCCGACGCTGTTCCCCGCGGACCCGCAGCCGCAGAACTACGTCGACGCGTGGACCAACCTCAACCTCGCGAAGCTGCTGTTCAACACGTTCTACTACGCGGCCGGCGCGGTGGTGTTCCAACTCGTCCTGGACACCGCGGCGGCGTACGCGCTGTCCAAGCTGCGGCCGGCGTTCGGCAACGTGATCCTCGCCCTGATGCTGGCCACCCTGATGATCCCGGCCATGGTCCTCATCGTCCCGCAGTACGTGACCGTGATCGACCTGCCGATCCTGCACCTCAACCTGCTCGACTCGCCGTTCGCGATCTGGCTGCCCCTGGTCGCCAACGCGTTCAACATCTTCCTGCTGAAGCGCTTCTTCGACTCGATCCCGGACGACCTGATGGCCGCCGCCCTGATGGACGGGGCGACCCCGCTGCGCACGCTCTGGTCGATCATCCTGCCGATGTCGCGTCCCATCCTGGGCGTCGTCTCGATCCTCGGGGTGACCGCCGTGTGGAAGGACTTCCTCTGGCCGAAGCTGGTCATGCCCTCGCCCGAGACCCGCACGGTCAGCGTCGGCATCTACGCCTTCTCCGGCGGCACCCCGATGAACGTCGTCGTCGCCGCCTCGGTCATCGCGGCGATCCCGACCGTCGTCATCTTCCTGATCTTCCAGCGGAACATCATGTCCGGTTTGACCACGGGCAGCCTCAAGGGTTAG
- a CDS encoding carbohydrate ABC transporter permease, whose amino-acid sequence MATTTAPPPTRRTPRPVPGTGPRRSSLGRRVRHHLTGHAFLIGAVLCFAVFSWYPMVRGVIMSFQRTRRGETSWVGWDNYVRIVADPSFWTAWKNTLYFTLLALILGYVLPFLVAILLNEFRHAQGYLRLLVYLPVMLPPASALFLFKFYAYDPSDAGLFNAVLSALHLPTSEWMQSPRMTMPAMVLASTWMNMGSAVLIYLAALQNIPGELYEAAELDGAGIWRRIRHVTIPQTRLILLLLAMLQVVATMQLFIEPLILANGAGTQDSATSVAYLIYQHGFFQSDLNGAAALGVIMLVVLAGFSAGYARLTARQD is encoded by the coding sequence TTGGCGACCACCACCGCCCCGCCGCCCACCCGGCGAACCCCGCGGCCCGTGCCCGGGACCGGGCCACGACGGAGCAGCCTCGGCCGCCGGGTCCGGCACCACCTCACGGGGCACGCGTTCCTGATCGGGGCGGTCCTGTGCTTCGCGGTCTTCTCCTGGTATCCCATGGTCCGCGGCGTGATCATGAGTTTCCAGCGCACCCGCCGCGGCGAGACGAGCTGGGTCGGCTGGGACAACTACGTGCGGATCGTCGCCGATCCCAGCTTCTGGACCGCCTGGAAGAACACCCTCTACTTCACGCTGCTCGCCCTCATCCTCGGCTACGTGCTGCCGTTCCTGGTGGCGATCCTGCTCAACGAGTTCCGGCACGCCCAGGGATATCTGCGGCTGCTGGTCTACCTGCCGGTGATGCTTCCGCCGGCCTCGGCGCTGTTCCTGTTCAAGTTCTACGCCTACGACCCCAGCGACGCCGGCCTGTTCAACGCGGTCCTCTCGGCGCTGCACCTGCCGACCTCGGAGTGGATGCAGTCACCCCGGATGACGATGCCGGCCATGGTGCTCGCGTCGACCTGGATGAACATGGGCAGCGCCGTACTGATCTATCTGGCGGCGTTGCAGAACATCCCGGGCGAGCTGTACGAGGCCGCCGAACTCGACGGCGCCGGCATCTGGCGGCGGATCCGGCACGTCACCATCCCGCAGACCCGGCTGATCCTGCTGCTGCTGGCGATGCTCCAGGTCGTCGCCACGATGCAGTTGTTCATCGAGCCGCTGATCCTCGCCAACGGCGCCGGTACGCAGGACTCGGCGACCTCGGTCGCGTACCTCATCTACCAGCACGGCTTCTTCCAGAGCGACCTGAACGGCGCCGCGGCACTCGGCGTGATCATGCTCGTGGTGCTGGCCGGATTCTCCGCCGGCTACGCGCGGCTGACCGCGCGCCAGGACTGA
- a CDS encoding ABC transporter substrate-binding protein, which yields MSVPQYRKAAALALVAGLGLSLAACSTKSSGSNDAAGKVTITVDCQPVGSQKELLQNWNEDVAEFQRQNPDIVIKSVSVGEQCNNPPDFTARLAGGTVTDVFYGYMTDLQQVLDSGQAMDVTEYVGKDTIPTWDSVDPAIKDVFTDNGKLYAIPVKNYSMGLVYNKVLFQRAGLDVNNPPKTWPEVRAAAKKIAALGDGIAGYSEYSAGNTGGWHFTALLYSQGGQILTADGQKADFNNAMGKQVLQNLNDMRYGDDSMGDRQLLQWGDLLTNAAAGKVGMFVGAPDATQAIVSQFQGKFQDWAMGPLPGQDGPAKATLGGGEGYFFKKGLTPEQVKAGLKWIAYEKLTPGKGQFDYARSKPQNYPVGLPQPLLFTNGSDAQKQELDLRKANANIDTANFAVFEANPVPIKGEPRNAQAIYAVLDSAMSGVLTNPKANIDGLLKTAEDKVNQLLAAQS from the coding sequence ATGTCCGTACCGCAGTACCGGAAGGCTGCGGCGTTAGCGCTCGTGGCCGGCCTGGGGCTCAGCCTCGCGGCGTGCTCCACGAAGAGCAGCGGATCGAACGACGCCGCCGGCAAGGTCACGATCACCGTCGACTGTCAGCCGGTCGGCTCGCAGAAAGAGCTGCTGCAGAACTGGAACGAAGACGTCGCAGAATTTCAGCGGCAGAACCCCGATATCGTCATCAAGAGCGTGAGCGTCGGCGAGCAGTGCAACAACCCGCCGGACTTCACCGCCCGGCTCGCCGGCGGCACCGTGACCGACGTGTTCTACGGATACATGACCGATCTCCAGCAGGTCCTCGACTCCGGGCAGGCGATGGACGTCACGGAGTACGTCGGCAAGGACACGATCCCGACCTGGGACAGCGTGGACCCGGCGATCAAGGACGTGTTCACCGACAACGGCAAGCTGTACGCCATCCCGGTGAAGAACTACTCGATGGGTCTGGTCTACAACAAGGTCCTGTTCCAGCGGGCCGGACTGGACGTGAACAACCCGCCGAAGACCTGGCCGGAGGTGCGGGCGGCGGCCAAGAAGATCGCCGCGCTCGGTGACGGCATCGCCGGCTACTCGGAGTACAGCGCGGGCAACACCGGTGGCTGGCACTTCACCGCGTTGCTGTACTCGCAGGGCGGCCAGATCCTGACCGCCGACGGCCAGAAGGCCGACTTCAACAACGCGATGGGCAAGCAGGTCCTGCAGAACCTGAACGACATGCGGTACGGCGACGACAGCATGGGGGACCGCCAGCTCCTGCAGTGGGGCGACCTGTTGACCAACGCCGCCGCCGGCAAGGTCGGCATGTTCGTCGGGGCGCCGGACGCCACCCAGGCGATCGTCAGCCAGTTCCAGGGCAAGTTCCAGGACTGGGCCATGGGTCCGCTGCCCGGCCAGGACGGCCCGGCGAAGGCGACGCTCGGCGGTGGCGAGGGCTACTTCTTCAAGAAGGGCCTCACCCCCGAGCAGGTCAAGGCCGGTCTCAAGTGGATCGCGTACGAGAAGCTGACGCCCGGCAAGGGTCAGTTCGACTACGCCCGGTCCAAGCCGCAGAACTACCCCGTCGGCCTGCCCCAGCCGCTGCTGTTCACCAACGGCAGCGACGCGCAGAAGCAGGAACTCGACCTGCGCAAGGCCAACGCGAACATCGACACCGCGAACTTCGCGGTGTTCGAGGCGAACCCGGTACCGATCAAGGGTGAGCCGCGCAACGCGCAGGCGATCTACGCGGTGCTCGACTCGGCGATGTCGGGGGTGTTGACGAACCCCAAGGCGAACATCGACGGCCTGCTCAAGACGGCCGAGGACAAGGTCAACCAGCTCCTGGCGGCACAGAGCTGA
- a CDS encoding LacI family DNA-binding transcriptional regulator — protein MTKRLTEVARKAGVSEATVSRVLNGRGGVSEATRTAVLTALDVLGYERPTKLRGERARLVGLVLPELQNPIFPALAEVVTGSLAQRGFTPALCARTIGGVPESGYVEMLLDHQVSGVIFAGGSYALANAAHEHYRRLTDRGLPVVLVNAGVDDLGFPRVSTDDAVAVEQAYGHLRSLGHERIGMVLGSEDHVPSRRKWAAMANIAGWLDAAEYVERANFSMEGARVAATRLIERGMTGIICASDVLALGSIRAARRLGRAVPTDVSVVGFDDSVFMTCTDPPLTTVRQPIEMMGQAAVDLLVSQMEGAGVLHDELLFEPELVVRGSTGPAPVRNP, from the coding sequence GTGACGAAACGCTTGACGGAGGTGGCCCGCAAGGCGGGCGTCAGCGAGGCGACCGTGAGCCGGGTGCTCAACGGCCGGGGTGGGGTGTCGGAGGCGACCCGGACCGCGGTGCTGACCGCGCTGGACGTGCTCGGCTACGAGCGGCCCACGAAACTGCGCGGTGAGCGCGCCCGGCTGGTCGGCCTGGTGCTGCCGGAGTTGCAGAATCCGATCTTCCCGGCGCTGGCCGAGGTGGTCACCGGCTCCCTGGCCCAGCGGGGATTCACCCCGGCGCTCTGCGCCCGCACCATCGGCGGCGTGCCCGAGTCGGGCTACGTGGAGATGCTGCTGGACCACCAGGTCTCCGGGGTGATCTTCGCGGGCGGCTCGTACGCGCTGGCGAACGCCGCGCACGAGCACTACCGCCGGTTGACCGATCGTGGCCTGCCGGTGGTGCTGGTCAACGCGGGCGTCGACGACCTCGGCTTCCCGCGGGTCTCCACCGACGACGCGGTCGCGGTGGAGCAGGCGTACGGGCACCTGCGGTCGCTCGGGCACGAGCGGATCGGCATGGTGCTCGGGTCGGAGGACCACGTCCCGTCCCGGCGCAAGTGGGCCGCGATGGCCAACATCGCCGGCTGGCTCGATGCCGCCGAGTACGTCGAGCGGGCCAACTTCTCGATGGAGGGCGCCCGGGTCGCGGCGACCCGGCTGATCGAACGCGGCATGACCGGCATCATCTGCGCCAGCGACGTGCTGGCGCTGGGCAGCATCCGGGCCGCGCGGCGGCTCGGCCGGGCGGTGCCCACCGACGTGTCGGTGGTCGGCTTCGACGACTCGGTCTTCATGACCTGCACCGATCCGCCGCTGACCACCGTGCGGCAGCCGATCGAGATGATGGGCCAGGCCGCGGTGGACCTGCTGGTGAGCCAGATGGAGGGCGCCGGCGTGCTGCACGACGAGCTGCTGTTCGAGCCGGAGCTGGTGGTGCGCGGCTCCACCGGTCCGGCGCCGGTGCGAAACCCCTAG
- a CDS encoding Rieske (2Fe-2S) protein, whose product MSEDRMTSDDAAGLPPAPAEVRTRRALLAGAGVAGAAVLLAGCGDSGGDSGQPAGNGATGGGAPGDSGTGSTAGSGSEGGTALAKTSEIPVGGGKIFGSQAVVVTQPTAGQFKGFSAICTHQGCPVSRVEGGTIECTCHGSRFSIADGSVQAGPAPRPLDEQNITVTGDSISLA is encoded by the coding sequence ATGAGCGAGGACCGGATGACGAGCGACGACGCGGCGGGGCTGCCACCGGCGCCGGCCGAGGTTCGTACCCGGCGGGCCCTGCTGGCCGGCGCCGGCGTGGCCGGAGCGGCCGTGCTGCTGGCCGGCTGCGGCGACTCGGGCGGCGACAGCGGCCAACCGGCGGGCAACGGCGCCACCGGCGGGGGCGCGCCGGGTGACTCCGGGACGGGGTCGACCGCCGGTTCCGGTTCCGAGGGCGGTACGGCCCTGGCCAAAACGTCGGAGATCCCGGTCGGCGGCGGCAAGATCTTCGGGTCGCAGGCCGTGGTGGTGACCCAGCCCACGGCGGGCCAGTTCAAGGGGTTCAGCGCGATCTGCACGCACCAGGGCTGCCCGGTGTCCCGGGTCGAGGGCGGCACGATCGAATGCACCTGCCACGGCAGTCGGTTCTCCATCGCGGACGGCTCCGTGCAGGCCGGTCCGGCGCCGCGTCCGCTGGACGAGCAGAACATCACGGTCACCGGAGACAGCATCAGCCTTGCCTGA
- the uvrA gene encoding excinuclease ABC subunit UvrA, with amino-acid sequence MVDRLIIRGAREHNLRDVSLDLPRDALIVFTGLSGSGKSSLAFDTIFAEGQRRYVESLSSYARQFLGQMDKPDVDFIEGLSPAVSIDQKSTSRNPRSTVGTITEVYDYLRLLFARVGEPHCPVCGERISRQSPQQIVDRVLAMAEGTRFMVLAPVIRGRKGEYVDLFAELQAKGYARARVDGVVHPLTEPPKLKKQEKHTIEVVVDRLTVKASAKQRLTDSVESALALSGGLVLLDFVDLAEDDPQRERRYSEHLACPNDHPLAIEDLEPRVFSFNAPYGACPECTGLGTKKEVDPELLVPDPERTLRDGAIQPWSGGHTLEYFLRLLEALGESEHFDLDTPWRKLPSRAQKTILHGSGDQVHVRYRNKYGRERSYYTGFEGVVQWIERRHSDTESDWSRDKYEGYMRDVPCASCGGARLKPEVLAVTLAGRSIAEVCALSVGECAELLAAMTLTDRQKLIAERVLKEINARLRFLVDVGLDYLSLDRPAGTLSGGEAQRIRLATQIGSGLVGVLYVLDEPSIGLHQRDNHRLIETLVRLKGLGNTLIVVEHDEDTIRTADWVVDIGPGAGEHGGRIVHSGSVAELLGNDESLTGAYLAGRRSIPTPARRRAQTPDRQIVVHGAREHNLRNISVSFPLGQLIAVTGVSGSGKSTLVNDILHAVLANQINGARMVPGRHTRVSGLDLVDKVVGVDQSPIGRTPRSNPATYTGVWDHVRKLFAETTEAKVRGYGPGRFSFNVKGGRCEACSGDGTIKIEMNFLPDVYVPCEVCKGARYNRETLEVHYKGKTVSDVLEMPIEEAAGFFEPIPAIHRHLKTLVDVGLGYVRLGQPAPTLSGGEAQRVKLASELQKRSTGRTVYVLDEPTTGLHFEDIRKLLTVLEGLVDKGNTVITIEHNLDVIKTADWLIDMGPEGGHRGGTVLAAGTPEEVAEVPESHTGQYLRHILGLTGAPAGAPEATARAAKANGVPGSTGTRTRTGGRTRRTASKV; translated from the coding sequence GTGGTCGACCGACTGATCATCCGTGGCGCGCGTGAGCACAACCTGCGCGATGTGAGCCTCGACCTTCCCCGGGACGCGCTCATCGTGTTCACCGGTCTGTCCGGATCCGGGAAGTCGAGCCTGGCCTTCGACACGATCTTCGCGGAGGGCCAGCGCCGGTACGTGGAGTCGCTGTCCTCGTACGCCCGGCAGTTCCTCGGTCAGATGGACAAGCCCGACGTCGACTTCATCGAGGGGCTGAGCCCGGCGGTCTCCATCGACCAGAAGTCGACCTCGCGCAACCCGCGCTCGACGGTGGGCACGATCACCGAGGTCTACGACTACCTGCGGCTGCTGTTCGCCCGGGTCGGGGAGCCGCACTGCCCGGTCTGCGGCGAGCGGATCTCCCGGCAGAGCCCGCAGCAGATCGTCGACCGGGTCCTCGCGATGGCCGAGGGCACCCGGTTCATGGTGCTGGCGCCGGTGATCCGCGGCCGCAAGGGCGAGTACGTCGATCTCTTCGCCGAGTTGCAGGCCAAGGGCTACGCGCGGGCCCGGGTGGACGGCGTGGTGCACCCGCTGACCGAGCCGCCCAAGCTGAAGAAGCAGGAGAAGCACACCATCGAGGTGGTGGTCGACCGGCTGACCGTCAAGGCCAGCGCCAAGCAGCGGCTCACCGACTCGGTCGAGTCCGCGCTGGCGCTCTCCGGCGGCCTGGTCCTGCTCGACTTCGTCGACCTGGCCGAGGACGACCCGCAGCGCGAGCGGCGCTACTCCGAGCACCTGGCCTGCCCGAACGACCACCCCCTCGCGATCGAGGACCTGGAACCGCGGGTCTTCTCGTTCAACGCGCCCTACGGCGCCTGCCCGGAGTGCACCGGCCTGGGCACCAAGAAGGAGGTCGACCCCGAGCTGCTGGTACCGGACCCGGAGCGCACGCTGCGGGACGGTGCGATCCAGCCGTGGTCCGGCGGGCACACCCTGGAATACTTCCTGCGCCTGCTGGAGGCGCTCGGCGAGTCGGAGCACTTCGACCTCGACACCCCGTGGCGCAAGCTGCCGTCCCGGGCGCAGAAGACGATCCTGCACGGCTCCGGCGACCAGGTGCACGTCCGCTACCGCAACAAGTACGGCCGGGAGCGGTCCTACTACACCGGCTTCGAGGGCGTGGTGCAGTGGATCGAGCGCCGGCACTCGGACACCGAGTCGGACTGGTCCCGGGACAAGTACGAGGGCTACATGCGGGACGTGCCGTGCGCGTCCTGCGGCGGTGCCCGGCTCAAGCCGGAGGTGCTGGCGGTGACCCTCGCGGGCCGCAGCATCGCCGAGGTGTGCGCGCTGTCGGTGGGGGAGTGCGCCGAGCTGCTGGCCGCGATGACCCTCACCGACCGGCAGAAGCTGATCGCCGAGCGGGTGCTCAAGGAGATCAACGCCCGGCTGCGCTTCCTGGTCGACGTGGGTCTGGACTACCTCTCGCTGGACCGGCCCGCCGGCACGCTCTCCGGCGGCGAGGCGCAGCGGATCCGGCTGGCCACCCAGATCGGCTCGGGGCTGGTCGGCGTGCTCTACGTGCTGGACGAGCCGTCCATCGGCCTGCACCAGCGGGACAACCACCGCCTGATCGAGACGCTGGTCCGGCTCAAGGGGCTGGGCAACACGCTGATCGTGGTGGAGCACGACGAGGACACCATCCGGACCGCCGACTGGGTGGTCGACATCGGCCCGGGCGCCGGCGAGCACGGTGGCCGGATCGTGCACAGCGGCTCGGTGGCCGAGCTGCTGGGCAACGACGAGTCGCTGACCGGCGCCTATCTGGCCGGCCGGCGCTCCATCCCGACTCCGGCCCGGCGCCGGGCGCAGACGCCGGACCGGCAGATCGTGGTGCACGGCGCGCGGGAGCACAACCTGCGCAACATCAGCGTCAGCTTCCCGCTCGGTCAGCTGATCGCGGTCACCGGGGTCAGCGGCTCGGGCAAGTCGACCCTGGTCAACGACATCCTGCACGCCGTGCTGGCCAACCAGATCAACGGGGCACGGATGGTGCCCGGCCGGCACACCCGGGTCAGCGGGCTCGACCTGGTGGACAAGGTGGTGGGCGTCGACCAGTCGCCGATCGGCCGCACCCCGCGGTCCAACCCGGCCACCTACACCGGGGTCTGGGACCACGTCCGCAAGCTGTTCGCCGAGACGACCGAGGCCAAGGTCCGGGGGTACGGCCCGGGTCGGTTCTCGTTCAACGTCAAGGGCGGCCGGTGCGAGGCGTGCAGCGGGGACGGCACCATCAAGATCGAGATGAACTTCCTCCCCGACGTGTACGTCCCGTGCGAGGTGTGCAAGGGCGCCCGGTACAACCGGGAGACCCTGGAGGTCCACTACAAGGGCAAGACCGTCTCGGACGTGCTGGAGATGCCGATCGAGGAGGCCGCCGGCTTCTTCGAGCCGATCCCGGCGATCCACCGGCACCTCAAGACCCTTGTGGACGTGGGGCTGGGCTACGTGCGGCTGGGCCAGCCGGCCCCGACGCTCTCCGGCGGCGAGGCGCAGCGCGTCAAGCTGGCCTCCGAGCTGCAGAAGCGGTCCACCGGCCGGACCGTGTACGTGCTGGACGAGCCGACCACCGGCCTGCACTTCGAGGACATCCGCAAGCTGCTGACCGTGCTGGAGGGGCTGGTCGACAAGGGCAACACCGTGATCACGATCGAGCACAACCTCGACGTGATCAAGACGGCCGACTGGTTGATCGACATGGGTCCCGAGGGCGGGCACCGGGGCGGCACCGTGCTCGCCGCCGGCACGCCCGAGGAGGTGGCCGAGGTGCCGGAGAGCCACACCGGGCAGTACCTGCGGCACATCCTCGGGTTGACAGGTGCCCCGGCCGGTGCCCCGGAGGCCACCGCCCGGGCGGCGAAGGCCAACGGCGTCCCCGGCTCCACCGGCACCCGGACCAGGACCGGCGGCCGCACCCGGCGGACCGCGTCGAAGGTCTGA